The following nucleotide sequence is from Bacteroidota bacterium.
TGCTTCGCCTGCTCATCCAGCAATTCTTCACGAACTCCGTGCATGGAAATCCGCTTGAACTGTTCGTTCACATTTGTAAGCAGATATTTTACCTCAAATTCTTTTTCCTGAAAAACTTTATAGAGACACAACGCGGAGTCCTTTCCTCCGCTCCAGCACATGACAGCTTTTTTCATAATTCAAAAATAAAAGTATGTACAATACGTCATGTAATATACGGAGATAGTACAAACTGCCCGTTAAAATATGTTAAGAAGGAGTTGGACTCTGATTTGTTCTTACATTTACGTATTAGACATTATTCAGATTAGATATTTATAGAGGTTTGTCATTTCGAACCCTGCTTTGAGGGTGAGAAATCTCCCCCTGAATGAGGAGATTTCTCCCTTCGGTCGAAATGACAACATACACATAGTTTCTTATTTTGAACTTTGCGCTCGGGAATGAGCGGAAAAGAAGTGGCGGAAAAAATGCTCCGCGATAACGGAATCATGGATGTGAAAGTAACTTCCGTGGAAGGACAGCTGACCGACCATTATAATCCGCTGGAAAAAACCGTGAACCTCAGCAAAGAGGTCTACGAAGGAAGAAGCATTGCTTCTGCCGCAGTTGCCGCGCATGAATGCGGGCACGCAGTGCAGCACGCGCATGCGTATTCGTGGCTAACGCTTCGCTCCACGCTGGTGCCGGTGGTTAACTTCAGTTCAAAAGCGATGAACATAATTATTATTGCCGGATTTTTTCTGGGCGCATTGTATCATTGGTACAATCAAATGCTGCTCATGATTATTATTTTCCAGGGAGCAATCACCTTGTTTTCTTTAATCACCCTGCCCGTGGAAATGGATGCAAGCAAACGCGGGCTTA
It contains:
- a CDS encoding zinc metallopeptidase, with the translated sequence MSGKEVAEKMLRDNGIMDVKVTSVEGQLTDHYNPLEKTVNLSKEVYEGRSIASAAVAAHECGHAVQHAHAYSWLTLRSTLVPVVNFSSKAMNIIIIAGFFLGALYHWYNQMLLMIIIFQGAITLFSLITLPVEMDASKRGLIWLNSANIARGDEHAKAEDALNWAGKTYFVAALASLAQLLYFIMLLMGRRRN